Part of the Myxocyprinus asiaticus isolate MX2 ecotype Aquarium Trade chromosome 17, UBuf_Myxa_2, whole genome shotgun sequence genome, ttcatttgaaaacgcactcATTTTGCAACGTTTATGCCTCATTCAAACTAGAAAACAGAGCgtttcaaaaatgctctccatcGTGGTATAcgttggaaaacaatgatgttcggaaatttaaaaaatatttttcaaatgaaaacggattagtgtggatgtggccacaCTAATACAGGTcaagtccacactaatacattttcatttaaaaatgcactaATTTAGCCTCTTATTCAAATTTGAATGccttttcctccaccaaaaacagagcgttttgaaaatgctctccattactgcatatttTGGAAAGCAATGACGTTCGGAAActaaaaacagagttttcaaacaaaaatggattagtgtggatgtggcctaaggtCTTCTGTCAATTGTGTTAGGTTCACGAAAGATGGAGTACAAAGGCAACAGCTGGCATGAGACTTGCTTTCTGTGTCAGAGATGTCAACAGCCAATAGGAACTAAGTCTTTCATCCCCAAAGATAACAATTACTTCTGTGTCCCTTGTTTTGAGAAGCAATTTGCCTACCAATGCTGTGCTTGCAAAAAAGTAAGTCTAGGGAATCATCATAGACATGCTCAAAAACATTATTACTGTTCTTTAAGTGTCTTGAACAATATTGCATATGTATTTAATTGTACTGACAAAAGAGTCTCTCTTGATTCCGTGTAGGCCATTACAACTGGTGGTGTCACATATCACGATAAGCCCTGGCACCGTGAGtgtttcacttgcattggatgcaAGAAACAGCTAGCCGGCCAGCGTTTCACATCAAGAGAAAACTATCCCTACTGCCTGGATTGCTTCAGCAACCTGTATGCCAAGAAATGTGTGGGCTGCACCAAGCCAATTACTAGTATGTTGTCATAATTTTAAACACCTTAAAAGTGGAactagaaattattttattatttttatacatttttcaattttcatattttattaatttaaattaaaaagtgCAATTTCATGACTGCAAAACAACTGTGTATGCGTGTGGTCCAGGTTTGGCAGGGGCTAAGTACATCTCCTTTGAAGAGCGCCAGTGGCACAGTGAGTGTTTCACTTGTATGCAGTGCTCCATGTCTCTGGTGGGCCGTGGATTTCTCACCCAACGTGATAACATCCTGTGCACTGACTGTGGCAGGGAGAAGTGAGCTCACCTGAGTGGGTTACACAACAGCACAAGAGCAGCTCAAACTTTCAACCTCTACAGGAAAGCCTCCCACAGTGCTTGTTagcagttttttgttgtttttgcttgAGGGTAAAAGTATGCTTTTTATATTTGGATTTTGGCTCAAAATAAATGGAATTATGTACAGTAGGAGTGAGACAgaggaataaaaatgaaaaatgaataaattaactaACAGATTAATTACCTCTGCAGTCTTGCGATTAGGCTGCTTAATGTGATGTTTAATGAGTTTAATGATTTTACAGCAATGATTCGGAAACAGTTATACTCATAAAACCTAAACTAGTTTGGAAGTATTGAAAATGTACACAGTTGAGAAGAAATTTTGTCCATAAACTTATTTTACTCTTTTCTGTAACATGTTTTTGGGGGAAGATAAGTCTAAACCTACTCAACTCCATACTCCAACTACATTATATACACTCCAtaagtacagtatactgtatatgtaatgtaCAAGACCATGGCTGTGtcagaaaactggaaaatgctgccttctgaGGTTGTATAAGGAGGCAGgattaaaataaggtgcttttcaaactgttctgagaccagtttccttaagagttccattcattcaaaaacgctgtcggttaagccattaactgataaggcagcaaggcagcaattcagctgcctacgttttcggttGCAGCCCACGATTTGCTACTTGGCATTGCTAATC contains:
- the LOC127455445 gene encoding four and a half LIM domains protein 2-like; the protein is MSMERFDCHYCKDPLLGKKYIIKEDTQYCTKCYENLFANGCEVCSLPIGCNCKDLSYKDRHWHENCFKCAKCSRSLVDKPFAAKDELLLCTECYSHEYSSKCTTCKKTIMPGSRKMEYKGNSWHETCFLCQRCQQPIGTKSFIPKDNNYFCVPCFEKQFAYQCCACKKAITTGGVTYHDKPWHRECFTCIGCKKQLAGQRFTSRENYPYCLDCFSNLYAKKCVGCTKPITSLAGAKYISFEERQWHSECFTCMQCSMSLVGRGFLTQRDNILCTDCGREK